A single window of Arvicanthis niloticus isolate mArvNil1 chromosome X, mArvNil1.pat.X, whole genome shotgun sequence DNA harbors:
- the LOC117694656 gene encoding testin-like, producing the protein MMGLGHEHGIGAPCLKCKENCAGFELHFWRKTCLNCKCGQEEHGIVLNDEANRKVGRLSEYAKYTNLITKLKSDEIPMYKPNVMVLSNSVPTKKDSINTVTYEWSPSVQNQALARQYMQMLPKEKQPVSGSEGAKYRKKQLAKQLPAHDQDPSKCHELSRKEVKEMKKFVKKYKSEALGVGNLKLPSEINAQYDKVNNSARDRNTTEVVGSKDKSKESKKIQYFCYCCKHPMKEGEPAIYAERAGYSKLWHPACFICSICGEILVDMIYFWKNGKLYCGRHYCDSEKPRCVGCDELIFSNEYTQAENQNWHLKHFCCFNCNKVLAGKVYVMVRSKPVCKPCYMRNHAVVCQGCHNAIDPEEQRVTYKQFSWHASTGCFLCSCCSKCLIGQKFMPVEGMVFCSMECKYMMY; encoded by the coding sequence ATGGGATTAGGTCATGAGCATGGAATTGGAGCACCTTGTCTAAAATGCAAAGAGAACTGTGCAGGGTTTGAACTACACTTCTGGAGGAAAACATGTCTTAACTGCAAATGTGGGCAAGAAGAGCATGGCATAGTCCTGAACGATGAGGCGAACAGGAAAGTGGGAAGACTCTCTGAATATGCCAAATACACCAACCTCATTACCAAACTGAAGTCAGATGAAATTCCCATGTACAAACCCAATGTAATGGTATTGAGTAATTCAGTGCCCACAAAGAAGGATTCCATTAACACTGTTACCTATGAGTGGTCTCCCTCTGTCCAGAACCAGGCACTGGCCAGACAGTACATGCAGATGCTGCCTAAGGAGAAGCAGCCAGTGTCAGGTTCAGAGGGGGCAAAGTACCGGAAGAAGCAGCTGGCGAAGCAGCTCCCTGCACATGACCAGGACCCTTCTAAGTGTCATGAGTTGTCTCGCAAAGAGGTAAAAGAGATGAAGAAGTTCGTGAAGAAATACAAGAGTGAGGCTCTGGGAGTGGGTAACTTGAAGCTACCCTCTGAGATCAATGCTCAATATGACAAAGTGAACAACTCTGCTAGAGACAGAAACACCACAGAAGTAGTGGGTTCCAAGGACAAGTCTAAAGAGTCTAAGAAGATCCAATATTTCTGTTACTGTTGCAAACACCCCATGAAAGAAGGAGAGCCAGCCATCTATGCTGAAAGGGCTGGCTACAGTAAACTCTGGCACCCAGCTTGTTTTATCTGCAGCATCTGTGGTGAAATCCTGGTAGACATGATTTACTTCTGGAAGAATGGGAAGCTATACTGTGGCAGGCATTACTGTGACAGTGAGAAGCCCCGCTGTGTTGGCTGTGATGAGTTGATATTTAGCAATGAATATACCCAAGCAGAGAACCAAAATTGGCACCTGAAACACTTCTGCTGCTTTAACTGCAACAAGGTTCTGGCAGGAAAAGTATATGTGATGGTCAGATCTAAGCCTGTGTGTAAGCCCTGCTACATGAGGAACCATGCTGTAGTGTGTCAAGGATGTCACAATGCCATTGACCCAGAAGAGCAGAGAGTAACCTACAAACAATTCAGCTGGCATGCATCCACGGGGTGCTTCCTATGCTCCTGCTGCAGCAAGTGTCTCATCGGGCAGAAGTTCATGCCTGTAGAAGGGATGGTTTTCTGTTCCATGGAGTGTAAGTATATGATGTACTAA